From Juglans regia cultivar Chandler chromosome 8, Walnut 2.0, whole genome shotgun sequence, the proteins below share one genomic window:
- the LOC108989025 gene encoding epoxide hydrolase A-like, with protein sequence MEKIEHTTVATNGINMHVASIGKGPVVLFLHGFPELWYSWRHQLLYLSSHGYRCIAPDLRGYGDTDAPPSPASYTAFHIVGDLVALLDQLGIEQVFLVGHDWGAMIAWYFGWFRPDRIKAMINLSVPLLPRHPAFDHVEGFRALFGDDFYMCRFQEHGEAEEDFACVDTAKLLNKFFSVGPNPVLVPKEVGFRGLPTPDALPSWLSEEDINYYATKFNQSGFTGGLNYYRALHLNWELTAPWAGLQIKVPVKFIVGDQDTVYHIPGVKDYVNGGAFKKDVPGLQDVVVVKGAFHFIHQEKADEVSAHIHEFISKF encoded by the exons ATGGAGAAAATAGAGCACACAACTGTCGCCACAAATGGCATAAACATGCACGTGGCGTCGATAGGGAAAGGCCCAGTGGTCCTCTTCCTCCATGGCTTCCCTGAGCTCTGGTACTCGTGGCGACACCAGCTTCTCTACCTCTCCTCCCACGGCTATCGCTGCATCGCCCCCGACCTTCGCGGCTATGGTGACACCGACGCCCCACCCTCCCCTGCCTCTTACACAGCTTTCCACATCGTCGGAGACCTCGTCGCCCTTCTTGACCAGCTTGGTATCGAGCAGGTCTTCTTGGTCGGCCATGACTGGGGAGCTATGATTGCCTGGTACTTCGGTTGGTTCAGGCCAGATCGGATCAAAGCCATGATCAACCTGAGCGTGCCATTACTTCCCAGGCATCCGGCGTTTGATCATGTGGAAGGCTTCAGGGCTTTGTTTGGTGATGATTTTTATATGTGCAGGTTTCAG GAACATGGAGAAGCTGAAGAAGATTTTGCTTGTGTCGATACCGCAAAACTACTGAACAAGTTCTTTTCGGTTGGTCCAAATCCTGTGTTGGTACCTAAAGAAGTGGGATTTAGAGGATTGCCAACACCAGATGCATTGCCTTCTTGGTTGTCAGAAgaagatattaattattatgcCACCAAATTTAACCAATCAGGTTTCACCGGAGGATTGAACTATTATCGAGCTCTCCACCT AAACTGGGAGCTCACAGCGCCATGGGCTGGATTACAAATCAAAGTGCCAGTCAAGTTCATAGTGGGAGACCAGGATACCGTCTACCATATCCCAGGTGTCAAGGACTATGTAAATGGCGGTGCTTTCAAGAAAGACGTGCCGGGTTTGCAAGACGTTGTTGTGGTAAAAGGAGCATTTCATTTTATCCATCAAGAAAAGGCAGATGAGGTTAGCGCCCACATACATGAATTTATCAGCAAGTTCTGA